In one window of Pseudodesulfovibrio sediminis DNA:
- a CDS encoding sigma-54-dependent transcriptional regulator, producing the protein MRKMLVITRDGSRSEDVSNLLDQDDDILTVTTLESSNPSEDREVDTIFVDVESLLGKGQSVPKALKKLWKHYPSASIVVMADEEQTTVAVNAVKAGAFDYLIHPIGREELGLVMAKVRESDVLQSELDFLRGQFWDENSLDFIDTQSQAMRDVFVKIRQVAETRTTTLLTGETGTGKSLIAKLLHSHSNRKDMPFISVHCGAIPDGLVESELFGHEKGAFTGAVRRRLGKFELAHGGTIFLDEIGTVSQSVQVKLLNVIQERIIQRVGGENDIAVDVRIIAATNEDMKALCDEGKFRRDLYYRLNVFPICIPPLRDRIEDIPRISESFIKQFNGLLNTEIKGIHPEVLDAFQDYEWPGNVRELENIIERACILESGEILRPDSFPPDLLDPQGETLTSPVKTSLPLKQARQMTIDRFEKQYLTSLLEQCNGVIKDSAERAGITSRQLNKLMNRHGLCRKDFRLKK; encoded by the coding sequence ATGAGAAAAATGCTTGTCATTACTCGGGATGGGAGTCGGTCTGAAGATGTCAGCAACCTGCTGGATCAGGACGATGACATCCTGACTGTCACGACGCTGGAATCCTCGAATCCCAGCGAAGACCGGGAAGTGGATACGATTTTCGTCGATGTCGAATCTCTCCTTGGAAAAGGTCAATCCGTCCCCAAGGCGCTCAAAAAGCTCTGGAAGCATTATCCTTCGGCATCCATTGTTGTCATGGCCGACGAGGAACAGACCACGGTTGCAGTTAATGCGGTCAAGGCCGGCGCATTCGACTATCTCATTCACCCCATAGGCAGGGAAGAACTGGGCCTGGTCATGGCCAAAGTGCGTGAATCCGATGTCCTTCAATCTGAACTCGATTTTCTGCGGGGGCAGTTCTGGGACGAAAACTCACTGGACTTCATCGACACGCAAAGTCAGGCAATGCGCGATGTATTTGTCAAAATACGACAGGTGGCCGAGACCCGGACCACGACACTGCTCACCGGCGAGACCGGCACAGGCAAAAGTCTGATCGCAAAACTCCTTCACAGCCACAGCAACCGCAAAGACATGCCCTTCATCAGTGTCCACTGCGGCGCCATCCCTGACGGGCTGGTGGAGAGTGAACTCTTCGGTCATGAAAAAGGCGCATTCACCGGCGCCGTCCGCCGCAGGTTGGGGAAATTTGAACTGGCCCACGGCGGTACCATCTTTCTTGATGAAATCGGTACTGTCAGCCAGTCGGTGCAGGTCAAACTCCTCAATGTCATTCAGGAACGGATTATCCAGCGTGTCGGCGGCGAAAACGATATCGCCGTTGATGTCCGCATTATCGCCGCAACCAATGAAGACATGAAAGCCCTGTGCGACGAGGGCAAATTCAGACGGGATCTCTACTACAGGCTCAATGTCTTTCCTATCTGCATTCCTCCGTTGCGAGACAGGATTGAAGACATCCCCCGAATATCAGAAAGTTTCATCAAGCAGTTCAATGGACTGCTGAATACGGAAATCAAAGGCATACACCCCGAAGTACTCGACGCATTTCAGGACTATGAATGGCCGGGCAACGTGCGAGAACTGGAAAACATCATCGAACGGGCCTGTATTCTGGAATCCGGGGAAATACTCCGGCCAGACAGCTTTCCGCCCGACCTTCTCGACCCCCAGGGCGAGACCCTTACCTCCCCGGTAAAAACCAGCCTGCCGCTCAAACAAGCACGACAAATGACTATCGACAGATTCGAAAAACAATATCTGACCAGCCTGCTGGAACAATGCAATGGCGTTATCAAGGATTCGGCGGAACGAGCCGGGATCACATCGCGCCAACTCAACAAGCTCATGAACCGACACGGTCTGTGCAGAAAGGACTTTCGCCTCAAAAAATAG
- a CDS encoding SET domain-containing protein, producing MIHPNTEIRFVNPTIGFGVFATADIPMGTIVYVKDQLEIELTETAFNELDEYHQAIAEKYSYTDEKGTRILSWDNAKYMNHRCDCNTISTGYGFEIAIRPIWKGQEVCDDYGLFNLEEVIPIACGCTGCRESLRPDDLDNYHSVWDEKIIPALDNITNVHQPLMKYMDSKSKKDLRAYLCGEEPYRSVLALKYSRDLQTGLRCTTKRTTAPHPGYNG from the coding sequence ATGATACATCCCAATACTGAAATTCGCTTTGTTAATCCGACAATCGGCTTCGGCGTATTTGCCACCGCAGACATCCCCATGGGAACCATCGTTTATGTAAAGGATCAACTGGAAATTGAATTAACCGAAACAGCGTTCAATGAGCTGGATGAATACCATCAGGCCATCGCAGAGAAGTATTCATACACGGATGAAAAGGGAACACGCATCCTCAGTTGGGACAATGCCAAATACATGAACCACAGATGTGACTGCAATACCATCAGCACAGGTTACGGCTTCGAGATTGCCATTCGCCCCATTTGGAAAGGCCAAGAAGTGTGCGATGACTACGGCCTGTTTAATCTGGAAGAAGTCATCCCTATTGCCTGTGGCTGCACCGGATGCAGGGAATCCCTGCGGCCCGATGATCTGGATAACTATCACTCTGTCTGGGATGAAAAGATCATTCCCGCTCTCGATAATATAACCAACGTTCATCAACCGCTCATGAAGTATATGGATTCCAAATCCAAGAAGGACCTCAGGGCTTACCTGTGCGGCGAAGAGCCTTACAGATCAGTGCTGGCCTTGAAATACAGCAGGGACCTCCAAACAGGACTGCGCTGCACAACAAAAAGAACGACAGCCCCCCATCCAGGGTATAATGGGTAA
- the potB gene encoding spermidine/putrescine ABC transporter permease PotB, with amino-acid sequence MKDNRLFKRFVIGGTVGWIMLFGIIPTLMLTGASFLQRDPSELIRPVFSLESYVRLFAPALGSMIFKSLLMAAMATVLCLFIGYPFAYIVARAQKQRARWMLLLVMIPFWTNTLIRTYALIAVLKADGFLNTTLMFFGLIKAPLEIMYTQTAVFLGLIYTLLPFMILPLYAAIEKLDNRMLEASRDLGASRSKTFRKITIPLTMPGIVSGCMLVFLPALGMFYIPDILGGARTMLLGNYIRDQFLTSRDIPMGAAASIAMTMIMGLMLVIYYRSVRHAGRKVRQ; translated from the coding sequence ATGAAGGATAACCGCTTGTTCAAACGCTTTGTCATCGGAGGGACCGTCGGATGGATCATGCTGTTCGGCATTATCCCGACCCTCATGCTCACGGGCGCCAGCTTTCTTCAACGCGATCCTTCCGAGCTGATCAGGCCGGTCTTCAGCCTGGAAAGTTACGTTCGGCTTTTCGCTCCCGCCCTTGGCTCCATGATCTTCAAATCCCTTTTGATGGCGGCCATGGCCACTGTCTTGTGCCTGTTCATCGGCTATCCGTTTGCCTACATCGTTGCCCGCGCACAAAAACAGCGCGCCCGGTGGATGCTCCTGCTGGTCATGATCCCGTTCTGGACCAACACCCTTATCCGCACCTATGCCCTGATTGCCGTACTGAAAGCTGACGGCTTCCTGAATACGACACTCATGTTTTTCGGACTGATCAAGGCTCCCCTGGAAATCATGTACACGCAGACGGCCGTCTTTCTCGGACTCATATACACCCTGCTGCCGTTCATGATCCTTCCCCTGTACGCGGCCATAGAGAAACTCGACAACAGGATGCTGGAAGCCTCGCGCGATCTTGGGGCGAGCAGGAGCAAAACCTTCAGAAAAATCACCATTCCGCTGACCATGCCCGGCATTGTCTCCGGCTGCATGCTTGTGTTCCTGCCAGCACTCGGCATGTTCTACATCCCGGACATTCTAGGCGGAGCGCGGACCATGCTGCTGGGCAACTATATCCGCGATCAATTCCTAACATCACGGGATATCCCCATGGGCGCTGCCGCCAGCATTGCCATGACCATGATCATGGGACTCATGCTTGTCATCTACTACAGAAGCGTCCGTCATGCGGGAAGGAAGGTCAGACAATGA
- a CDS encoding extracellular solute-binding protein, which yields MKKTLLAIALVILLATPALAGSGELFLYIWSEYIPDEVVENFTRETGIKVHLSTYDSNEAMYAKIKLAGKGYDLIVPSSDYVGLMKNENLLLPLDKAKLSNFANLAPQFINQPFDPENTYSLPYMWGSTSIAVNTGTLGTTAVNNIADLWKPEMDGRLLLPNDPREAFSLALKLLGYSLNETDPAHLEEAYLKLKELMPRVRVFDSDSPKQALLSGEVSVGVVWNGEAYIANEENPDIQYVYPPEGFSLWMDSLCIPKGAHNIEEAHTFLNYLLRPDVAAIISSEMGYSTPNAKALELIPEDVRANPIVYPADADIQRGEFQNYLGDATKLYDEYWVKLKTDN from the coding sequence ATGAAAAAAACACTCCTTGCCATAGCCCTGGTCATACTACTCGCTACTCCGGCCCTAGCCGGGAGTGGAGAACTATTCCTCTACATCTGGTCCGAATACATCCCGGACGAAGTGGTAGAGAACTTTACCAGGGAGACCGGCATCAAGGTCCACCTCTCCACATACGACAGCAATGAAGCCATGTACGCCAAGATCAAACTGGCCGGAAAGGGGTATGACCTGATCGTCCCCTCCTCCGACTACGTCGGCCTCATGAAAAACGAGAACCTGTTGTTGCCCCTGGACAAGGCAAAGCTCTCCAACTTTGCGAACCTTGCTCCCCAATTCATTAATCAACCCTTTGATCCCGAAAACACTTACTCATTGCCGTACATGTGGGGCTCCACATCCATCGCAGTGAACACAGGCACGCTCGGCACGACCGCCGTCAACAACATCGCAGACCTTTGGAAACCGGAAATGGACGGTAGACTCCTGCTCCCCAATGACCCGCGTGAAGCCTTTTCCCTGGCCCTTAAACTACTGGGGTACTCTCTCAATGAAACTGATCCCGCGCATCTTGAAGAGGCCTATCTGAAACTGAAGGAATTGATGCCGCGGGTACGCGTCTTTGATTCGGACTCCCCCAAACAGGCATTGCTGTCCGGTGAAGTTTCGGTCGGTGTGGTCTGGAACGGTGAAGCATACATTGCCAACGAGGAAAACCCCGACATCCAGTATGTATACCCACCCGAAGGCTTCAGCCTGTGGATGGACTCCCTGTGCATCCCCAAGGGGGCCCACAACATCGAAGAAGCACACACCTTCCTGAATTATCTGCTTCGCCCGGATGTGGCAGCCATCATCAGCTCAGAGATGGGGTACTCCACGCCCAACGCCAAGGCCCTGGAGCTGATCCCCGAGGACGTACGCGCAAACCCGATTGTCTACCCTGCTGACGCAGACATACAACGCGGAGAATTCCAGAACTATCTGGGTGATGCCACGAAGCTATACGATGAGTATTGGGTCAAACTGAAGACTGACAACTAA
- a CDS encoding sigma-54-dependent transcriptional regulator, with protein sequence MKTTILIVDDDKGHLSMLTTVLRGWGYETASATDGSEAISAVREHPYDAVLMDVRMANVSGIEALEEIKMFNPAIPVLIMTAYSSVDAAVEAMKLGAYDYLTKPLNFDELKLTLERALEYKRLSEENRNLKAAVSSGESLAGIIGTSPAMREVTEMVKVVAPTEATVLITGESGTGKELIARAIHGNSDRQMKQLVTINCAALSETLLESELFGHEKGAFTGADKRRDGRIMQADKGTIFLDEIGEISMSMQAKLLRAVQEREIQRVGSDTVQSVDVRILAATNKDLKAEVEAGHFREDLYYRLHVMVVKLPALRERQDDVPLLASAFLERFAKKNRKDVKGFTPLAMDMLIRYSWPGNVRELENTIERAVILSMGEYVTEKELPASLIDSYDSESACDADTEQLGSQPLEDVQKSAILATLEKTGWNKSEAAKILDITRTTLNNKLKKYGM encoded by the coding sequence ATGAAAACCACAATACTGATCGTCGACGACGACAAAGGCCATCTCTCCATGCTGACAACCGTCCTCCGGGGATGGGGGTATGAGACCGCTTCCGCCACGGACGGTTCTGAAGCAATTTCCGCAGTGAGGGAGCACCCCTACGACGCTGTTCTCATGGATGTTCGCATGGCGAATGTCAGCGGCATCGAAGCCCTGGAAGAGATCAAGATGTTCAATCCAGCTATTCCGGTGCTGATCATGACGGCATACTCCTCGGTAGATGCTGCCGTCGAAGCCATGAAACTCGGGGCCTACGACTACCTGACCAAGCCACTCAACTTCGACGAACTCAAGCTCACTCTGGAGCGCGCCCTTGAGTACAAGAGGCTCTCCGAAGAAAACCGCAACCTCAAGGCAGCCGTTTCTTCCGGTGAATCCCTCGCAGGCATCATAGGGACCAGCCCCGCCATGCGGGAGGTCACCGAAATGGTCAAGGTCGTCGCTCCCACCGAAGCCACGGTCCTGATTACCGGGGAATCCGGCACCGGCAAGGAACTCATAGCACGGGCCATTCACGGCAACAGCGACCGGCAGATGAAACAGCTGGTGACCATAAACTGTGCGGCGCTTTCTGAAACGCTCCTGGAATCCGAACTGTTCGGACATGAGAAGGGAGCCTTTACAGGCGCGGACAAACGACGCGATGGCCGGATCATGCAGGCAGACAAAGGAACGATCTTTCTCGACGAGATCGGTGAAATATCCATGTCCATGCAGGCCAAACTGCTCCGGGCCGTGCAGGAACGTGAAATACAGCGGGTGGGGAGCGATACGGTACAATCCGTTGACGTACGCATCCTCGCTGCGACCAACAAGGATCTCAAGGCCGAAGTTGAAGCGGGCCATTTTCGTGAAGACCTCTACTACCGCCTTCACGTCATGGTTGTGAAACTGCCCGCCCTCCGGGAGCGTCAGGACGATGTCCCATTGCTGGCCAGTGCCTTTCTTGAGCGCTTCGCAAAGAAGAACAGGAAAGACGTCAAGGGCTTTACGCCACTGGCCATGGACATGCTCATTCGCTACTCCTGGCCGGGCAATGTCCGCGAATTGGAAAACACCATCGAACGTGCCGTCATCCTGTCCATGGGCGAATACGTCACGGAAAAGGAACTGCCCGCATCGCTGATAGACAGCTATGATTCAGAAAGCGCGTGCGATGCCGACACAGAACAGCTCGGCAGCCAGCCGCTTGAGGATGTCCAAAAATCAGCCATTCTGGCAACCCTCGAAAAGACTGGATGGAACAAGAGCGAAGCGGCCAAGATACTCGACATCACCCGAACTACCCTCAACAACAAATTGAAGAAATACGGGATGTAA
- a CDS encoding GNAT family N-acetyltransferase, with the protein MESAVLENEVIEGEVCEVRISAMITPDEIDSLLDMAGTTGLLGSDELIAAEDMAWGCAYQGEEAACRFIQARINTPDGEKPIGFLCFAELPNWERNFELFCIVVAPDYQRLGIGSALIAEMERIAMEWGGKRIFLETGEGRQFEKSRLFYEANGFAVESHFYKQFIPKDDGVIYCRTLEPAEDSQSYQ; encoded by the coding sequence ATGGAATCAGCTGTATTGGAAAATGAAGTTATTGAAGGCGAAGTCTGCGAAGTTCGCATATCCGCAATGATCACCCCGGATGAAATCGACAGCCTTCTGGACATGGCAGGGACAACCGGCCTGCTCGGTTCCGATGAGCTGATCGCAGCCGAAGACATGGCCTGGGGCTGTGCCTATCAAGGCGAAGAGGCCGCATGCCGCTTCATTCAGGCGAGAATCAACACGCCCGACGGAGAAAAGCCCATCGGCTTTCTCTGTTTTGCAGAACTCCCGAACTGGGAGCGGAATTTTGAACTGTTCTGCATAGTCGTTGCACCGGATTACCAGCGGCTAGGCATAGGCTCTGCACTCATTGCGGAAATGGAGCGCATTGCCATGGAATGGGGAGGCAAACGCATTTTCCTTGAAACCGGAGAAGGCCGCCAATTTGAAAAGTCCCGGCTTTTCTATGAAGCAAACGGCTTTGCAGTGGAGTCTCATTTCTACAAACAGTTCATCCCCAAGGATGACGGCGTCATTTATTGTCGCACGCTTGAACCGGCTGAAGACAGTCAGAGTTACCAATAA
- the potA gene encoding spermidine/putrescine ABC transporter ATP-binding protein PotA yields MKCPVVTMMNISKSFNNEIALKDFTLSVEDGEFLTLLGPSGCGKTTVLRLIGGFEECDNGEIHIDGHPSIGVPPENRAVNTVFQSYTLFPHMDVYDNIAFGLRIAGKSNTEVADAVEQALELVRMQNARHKMPKELSGGQQQRIAIARAIVNKPRVLLLDEPLSALDYRLRKQMQKELKELQRTLGITFILVTHDQEEAFTMSDRVVVMDHGRIAQVGTPRAIYEEPANLYVAGFVGEINILDGVIIGRKESNYIAEVEGVSVLVKSTHKFNDGASIHLLLRPEDFRVEVMRDLEESPVLAEKFAKALLKGTVERTYYKGATYDVDITLDDGKRILVTEFFDEDSESLYFNKGDKVAVGWFEGWEVVLPHEG; encoded by the coding sequence ATGAAATGCCCTGTTGTAACCATGATGAATATCAGCAAATCCTTTAATAATGAAATTGCCTTGAAGGATTTCACGCTCTCTGTTGAAGACGGGGAGTTCCTTACCCTACTCGGGCCATCCGGGTGTGGCAAAACAACTGTTCTACGCCTGATAGGTGGCTTTGAAGAATGCGACAACGGTGAAATCCACATTGACGGGCATCCTTCTATCGGTGTTCCTCCTGAAAATCGCGCAGTAAACACGGTCTTTCAAAGCTACACGCTTTTTCCACACATGGATGTATACGACAATATCGCGTTCGGTCTGCGCATTGCCGGAAAATCAAACACAGAGGTCGCTGACGCGGTTGAACAAGCACTTGAACTGGTGCGGATGCAGAACGCCAGACACAAGATGCCGAAGGAGCTCTCCGGCGGTCAGCAACAACGGATTGCCATTGCCCGCGCCATAGTCAACAAGCCCCGCGTCTTGTTACTCGACGAGCCGCTCTCAGCGCTGGACTACCGCCTGCGCAAACAAATGCAGAAGGAATTGAAGGAACTCCAGCGTACGCTGGGCATAACCTTTATTCTGGTCACCCATGATCAGGAAGAGGCATTCACCATGTCGGACCGCGTGGTGGTCATGGACCACGGCCGCATTGCACAGGTCGGCACCCCTCGGGCCATCTATGAAGAGCCTGCAAATCTTTATGTTGCTGGTTTCGTAGGGGAAATCAACATCCTCGACGGCGTTATCATAGGACGCAAGGAGTCCAACTACATAGCCGAGGTCGAGGGCGTGTCCGTGCTTGTCAAATCCACGCATAAATTCAACGATGGAGCCTCCATCCACCTGCTGTTGCGTCCCGAAGACTTTCGTGTGGAGGTCATGCGGGACCTGGAAGAATCACCGGTTTTGGCAGAAAAATTTGCCAAAGCCCTTCTCAAGGGCACCGTGGAGCGCACCTACTATAAGGGCGCGACCTATGATGTCGACATCACTCTGGATGACGGCAAACGTATATTGGTCACGGAATTCTTTGATGAAGACAGCGAATCCCTCTACTTCAACAAGGGAGACAAGGTCGCGGTCGGTTGGTTCGAAGGGTGGGAGGTTGTACTGCCACATGAAGGATAA
- a CDS encoding ATP-binding protein, with translation MQLKNSFLHSSASVWMVMGMAAIMTLLVVALAVFNYNREVRDMEKVLGEKGTALIRSFEAGAKVGMMGDLGSEDRLQALIDATAELPDILYIVLTDNDGMILAHSDSTQIGSVYLDTDRIKTLAPERQARWMIENEDGEAASFVVYKEFVSLGPRGYGVMRGMMGRHMRGMRGHNSTHTPGWGRMRGTTSGETIEKPLIFIGLDVAPFVEARQTDMRVLILTSGVLLLVGLGGMVSLFWLQAYRRSRQQLKDSQAFSAEIVANLPIGLVVTRSDNAITHINADASTLLGIQAEDALNRPVDKVLPPAVIELASGPNRENTPVTRELLVRTEKTEFPANVGVAPVLADKGAPLGTIFILSDLTEIHRLQADVKQREKMAAIGNLAAGIAHEVRNPLSSIKGYATYFAGLFDEGSENRKAATVMITETERLNRVISELLDFSRPSDFKFRETDMTMVMDTVSRLLQQDVTSRGIDLTIEVEPELPMAKLDADRMIQALLNAGINGVQAMDSDDRLSLRAYRSDTGLNIEIADTGQGIPEEDLSTIFDPYFTTKSQGTGLGLAVVRKIVEGHGGNVEVESITGKGTTFTISLPQAFQENK, from the coding sequence ATGCAATTGAAAAACAGCTTTCTGCACAGTTCGGCATCCGTCTGGATGGTCATGGGAATGGCCGCCATCATGACCTTGTTGGTCGTGGCGCTCGCCGTGTTCAATTACAACCGCGAAGTGCGCGACATGGAAAAGGTTCTCGGCGAAAAAGGCACGGCACTCATCCGGTCCTTCGAGGCCGGGGCCAAGGTCGGCATGATGGGCGACTTGGGTTCAGAAGATCGACTTCAGGCGTTGATCGATGCCACTGCCGAACTTCCGGATATTCTCTATATAGTCCTTACTGACAACGACGGTATGATCCTCGCGCACAGCGACTCCACTCAAATAGGCAGCGTCTACCTCGACACAGACCGCATCAAAACGCTTGCCCCGGAAAGACAGGCGCGTTGGATGATCGAAAATGAAGACGGCGAAGCAGCTTCGTTCGTTGTGTACAAGGAATTCGTCTCCCTAGGGCCCCGCGGCTACGGAGTGATGCGCGGCATGATGGGTCGTCATATGAGGGGAATGCGGGGACACAACAGCACCCACACCCCGGGATGGGGCAGGATGCGGGGCACAACCTCCGGTGAGACCATTGAAAAACCGCTGATCTTCATCGGGCTTGATGTTGCTCCCTTTGTTGAAGCGCGCCAAACCGACATGAGGGTGCTGATACTGACCTCTGGAGTTCTTCTGCTTGTAGGTCTCGGCGGTATGGTCTCGCTCTTCTGGTTGCAGGCCTACCGAAGATCTCGACAGCAATTGAAGGATTCCCAGGCCTTTTCCGCTGAAATTGTTGCCAACCTCCCCATCGGACTGGTGGTGACCCGTTCCGACAATGCCATCACCCATATAAACGCTGACGCCTCTACCCTGCTCGGGATACAGGCGGAAGACGCCCTGAACCGCCCGGTGGACAAGGTGCTCCCCCCTGCTGTTATCGAACTGGCCTCAGGCCCCAACAGGGAAAACACTCCCGTGACCAGGGAGCTGCTGGTCCGGACTGAAAAAACGGAATTTCCGGCCAATGTCGGCGTGGCACCTGTACTTGCCGACAAAGGTGCCCCCCTCGGCACGATCTTCATCCTGAGCGACCTGACCGAAATCCACCGACTCCAGGCAGACGTGAAACAGCGAGAGAAAATGGCGGCCATCGGCAATCTGGCGGCAGGCATCGCCCACGAAGTCCGCAACCCGCTCAGCAGTATCAAGGGATATGCGACCTACTTTGCCGGACTCTTTGACGAAGGCAGTGAGAATCGCAAGGCCGCAACCGTGATGATCACCGAAACTGAACGCCTCAATCGAGTCATATCCGAACTTCTTGATTTCTCTCGGCCCTCTGATTTCAAATTCCGTGAGACGGATATGACAATGGTGATGGACACTGTGTCTCGGCTGTTACAGCAGGACGTGACAAGTCGGGGAATCGATCTCACCATTGAGGTCGAACCAGAGCTGCCCATGGCGAAACTGGATGCTGATCGCATGATCCAGGCACTACTCAACGCCGGCATCAACGGTGTTCAAGCCATGGACTCCGACGACAGATTATCATTGCGCGCGTATCGTTCCGACACCGGACTGAACATTGAAATTGCAGACACGGGACAGGGCATCCCCGAAGAGGATCTGTCCACCATCTTCGACCCGTATTTCACTACCAAAAGCCAGGGAACCGGCCTCGGACTGGCTGTGGTCCGCAAGATTGTCGAAGGACACGGCGGAAACGTCGAAGTCGAAAGCATCACTGGCAAGGGAACAACGTTCACCATTTCACTGCCGCAAGCATTTCAGGAAAACAAATGA
- a CDS encoding zinc resistance protein, translating into MKKIFMALAVVAALAFVSTNAMAWGMHGWNGNGCVRGYSSQVDDKAYQEFLDSTADLRATVNADRAEVAAIMAGQNPDAKRVRALTENIDKNKAAINDKAEALGLKAQGFMGRGMGRGMGRGMGPGMMRGGMMGSGYGNGYNCPVR; encoded by the coding sequence ATGAAGAAGATTTTTATGGCTCTTGCAGTAGTTGCGGCTCTCGCTTTTGTTTCCACCAACGCAATGGCTTGGGGAATGCACGGCTGGAATGGTAACGGTTGCGTCAGGGGATACTCAAGCCAGGTTGATGATAAGGCTTACCAGGAATTCCTGGATTCAACCGCTGACCTGCGTGCCACTGTCAACGCCGACAGGGCAGAAGTCGCGGCTATCATGGCCGGTCAGAATCCGGATGCCAAGCGGGTACGCGCTTTGACTGAAAACATCGACAAGAACAAAGCCGCAATCAATGACAAGGCAGAGGCTCTGGGGCTGAAGGCTCAAGGCTTCATGGGGCGCGGCATGGGTCGCGGTATGGGGCGAGGCATGGGACCCGGAATGATGCGCGGCGGCATGATGGGCTCTGGTTACGGTAACGGCTACAATTGTCCGGTCAGGTAA
- the potC gene encoding spermidine/putrescine ABC transporter permease PotC, translating into MRQLIKTTYAGLVYLFLYLPLVVMAVYSFNASKYSLSWKGFTLKWYGKLLTNTTLIDAAIRSLTIAVISATIACILGTLVAFMLHQYRFQGRRAIFGSLFIMMMSPDIVIGISLLVLFLATGLTLGFWTLLMGHVTLCVPFVAATVYSRFKGFDTHVIEAAKDLGASEYQVFHQIVLPMAMPGLIAGWLLSFTLSLDDVIISFFTTGPTYEVLPLRIYSMVRLGIKPDVNALSVVMIVITVAAVLLSRRLIKDKK; encoded by the coding sequence ATGAGACAGCTCATCAAGACGACTTACGCAGGCCTGGTTTACCTGTTCCTCTATCTGCCGCTCGTGGTCATGGCGGTCTACTCGTTCAACGCCTCGAAATACTCCCTGTCATGGAAAGGCTTCACCCTCAAATGGTACGGCAAACTCCTGACGAATACGACACTGATTGATGCTGCGATCCGGTCACTGACCATTGCCGTAATCTCGGCGACCATCGCCTGCATACTCGGCACGCTGGTGGCTTTCATGCTCCACCAGTATCGATTTCAGGGACGCAGAGCCATCTTTGGAAGTCTCTTCATCATGATGATGTCGCCGGACATCGTCATAGGCATTTCATTGCTGGTCCTCTTCCTCGCCACAGGCCTCACTCTGGGCTTCTGGACGCTGTTGATGGGGCACGTCACGCTCTGCGTGCCGTTCGTTGCCGCCACGGTGTATTCACGCTTCAAAGGATTTGACACGCACGTTATCGAAGCGGCCAAAGATCTGGGTGCAAGCGAATATCAGGTCTTTCATCAAATTGTTCTCCCCATGGCCATGCCGGGCCTCATCGCCGGCTGGCTGCTCAGTTTCACCCTGTCTCTTGATGATGTCATCATCAGTTTCTTCACGACAGGCCCGACCTATGAAGTCCTGCCTCTGCGAATCTATTCCATGGTTCGCCTTGGCATCAAACCCGACGTCAACGCGCTCAGCGTGGTCATGATCGTCATAACTGTAGCTGCCGTGCTCCTGTCTCGGCGATTGATAAAGGACAAGAAATGA